Proteins from a single region of Styela clava chromosome 1, kaStyClav1.hap1.2, whole genome shotgun sequence:
- the LOC120346967 gene encoding uncharacterized protein LOC120346967, with translation MDPDTQDILADVRDADEAGEKENVFFLYVATPKKPPSALHKKVIEPFLRSKGWRKVSYRNTGFRALYFLRRRQEIPLAVEQNSNRDQSVSDIIDLVSDESDSDDGPSSSQSRNTTLRKNTQIRQQNFSQFDSQPNDDSQAIIATQKATNHRTELKKVIEDYKTQHGLTFHVHIVLSRPIDYEVDFVELASQSGSLEP, from the exons ATGGACCCTGATACGCAAGATATACTTGCAGATGTGAGAGATGCAGACGAAGCAGGAGAAAAAGAAAATGTGTTCTTTTTATATGTTGCTACACCAAAAAAACCGCCTTCAGCACTACACAAAAAAGTCATTGAGCCCTTTCTGAGATCGAAAGGTTGGAGGAAAGTCAGCTATAGAAACACAGGCTTCAG AGCACTTTACTTTTTAAGAAGAAGACAGGAAATCCCATTAGCTGTGGAACAAAACAGCAATCGTGATCAGTCTGTTTCTGACATAATAGACCTCGTATCGGATGAAAGCGATTCTGATGACGGACCAAGTAGTTCTCAAAGTCGAAATACAACCTTGAGAAAGAATACGCAAATTCGTCAACAAAACTTTTCACAATTCGACTCCCAACCCAACGATGATTCACAAGCTATTATTGCAACTCAAAAAGCCACGAATCACCGCACTGAACTAAAGAAAGTCATCGAAGATTATAAGACACAACATGGTCTAACTTTCCATGTTCATATAGTTCTTTCTAGACCGATCGACTACGAGGTAGATTTTGTGGAGCTCGCGAGTCAGTCGGGTTCTTTAGAGCCGTAA
- the LOC120338338 gene encoding tumor necrosis factor alpha-induced protein 8-like, translated as MPDASMGDDVVKSKDLALKAQKKILGKMASKNLTRLLIDDKTAELLDEFGKVRRDYSSKKDSDKLHHNLIKVMIKVAVLHKNEQFTAAERKLAEKLQSKTKTTAMTLVSFVEVDFTFDKYVLSKQINEGRAILQQLVANHLTEKSKGRINSIFDQIGDTDFLEKLFEPSGPYKESLHKIVARINDLIEDGIL; from the exons ATGCCTGACGCAAGTATGGGAGATGACGTAGTTAAGAGTAAAGATCTTGCGCTTAAAGCGCAGAAAAAGATTCTTGGGAAGATGGCGTCGAAAAATTTAACAAGGCTCCTGATTGACGACAAAACCGCTGAACTTCTGGATGAATTCGGAAA agttCGCCGGGATTATTCTTCAAAAAAAGACTCCGATAAGCTCCACCACAACCTAATTAAAGTTATGATCAAAGTAGCAGTGCTTCATAAAAACGAGCAGTTCACTGCAGCGGAAAGAAAGCTTGCTGAAAAACTTCAATCAAAGACCAAAACAACTGCTATGACCCTGGTCAGCTTTGTGGAAGTCGACTTTACATTTGACAAATACGTTCTATCAAAACAGATAAACGAAGGTCGTGCAATACTCCAGCAACTCGTGGCAAATCATCTTACTGAAAAATCAAAGGGTCGCATCAACTCTATATTTGATCAAATCGGCGATACCGACTTTTTAGAAAAGCTTTTTGAACCAAGTGGACCATACAAAGAATCTTTGCACAAAATAGTAGCTCGGATCAACGACTTGATCGAAGATGGCATTTTGTGA